Part of the Vespa velutina chromosome 7, iVesVel2.1, whole genome shotgun sequence genome, CCATcctagatgaaaaaaagaaaaaaaaaggaagaaagaagaaaaataacgaaaagttTAAGAATCCAATACGATCAACTCGATTAAAATCCTGTAAGCTCGGCAAAAGTGGAATCCATATCGTTGCATATATACCTgtacttctccttttctttaaacaaataatctaaaacatacgtacatataaacgTTACTCTCttcgatttaaattttaagaaaaaaaaaagaaagaaagaaagaagagaaaaaagaaaaaaaagaacaatttaattttgCCCACCTTCTCTCGAATCTAATTCCTTGACAAGCACCTTGACGGCTTGTTCGGCTATGATTGCTCGCTTCTCAgctgattttaatttaactttcaATTCCTTCAATTGCGCTTTGAACGCTTCCACTCTCCGATTGGCCtacaaggataaaaataaattacgtaGAACTACAATCGTATTTTTCGATGTTACGTAAACTATCCTACCTTTTCTTCGGATATCTCTAAAGACTTTAATATATTACCGACGATGAACAATTCGTCCTCGCGTTCGACGATTTTACTACGGAAAAGtaagtatgaaaaaaagaaaagaaaaaaaataaaagtgaaatttattctaaaattaCTTTGTTACACAAAAGAACGTACGCTTCGCTCGATTTCACTCTTTCTTCCGCGGCTTCGAGTTCGTCCTCAACGAAAGTCAATTTTCGTGAGATCTCGTCGGATTTATTATCGGCATCTTCAGCGATAAGCCTGGCTTCTTTCAACTGTGCCGTCAATTGATCCATTCTTTCCTCGTCCAATTTGCTTCTATTCTCCAAGACCTTACAAATTCtacgtaaaaatttctttgaagataatatatatatatatatatatatatatatatatatatatatatatatataaatatatatatatatatatatatatatatatatatataaatatggaatattagaaatcttttgaaataataataaatgaaatttcgcGACGAACCGTTTTGCATCTTCTGCGGTTTCCATAGCTTGCGTTAACTTAACTTGTGCAACGAGTCGTCGTTCTTCggatttttctaaattttccaAACACTGTTGCATCTTTCTATTCAATATTGCCAGTTCGGATTGCGtctgaaaataatcgaatgattaaattaacgagaacaaaaggaaagatataaaCAAAGGATTAGTCTTGCAAATTTTTCACTAACCacgatatatattctttccttctgttCGAGACTCTTAATCGACTTTTTTAGATGAGTTTTGCTCACTTGCAAATCATGTTCCATTTGAATTAGTTTCTTTGCCAGTTCTCGTACACCGtctctcaatttttcttccctACGATTAGCCTCCTTTGCCTGTTGATCGCACATATCGGCTTTATCTATCGCAAGATCTTTCTCGACCTTCAACGTTTGCAAACGTTTCTTGATCGCGTTCATAGTTCGATCGATGTCTATATcgatatacttatgtatatcgCGGTGATAGAGTAGCGGACCTTCTAATCCAAAGCTCGCGGGTTACTGCACTCGATGACCGATCAAGACAATGCTTTATAGACTCAaagaaatgcaaaagaaaCAATGTACCGGGTTCTTTAGTTAGACTCAAACGAATTCTTTGACTTGTTCGCGTTCTGGTCTGCTTTATTCCGCCCGTTTTCAACAACTGACCGacgataaggataaaaaaaggagaagaaaaaaaaggaaaaacaagtAGCTTTTCCGAGGGTATTTTTtcgacataaatatataattttctcatgATAAATGGTCATACCTGTAAAAATAtaccataatatatatataactaataatcgagaataatcgttataaacagCGATTATCGTGATAGGCGTTTATTGAAAATACAGAATTGCATACAacaataaaaagggaaagaagagtaTCGTGCTCTTTTTTCACGTATCGCAATTTCGCCATATTAGCCCACGTAGATGCttctgaaagaaaagaggcGACGTATCAGTTCTATCAAGAAGAGCATCAAT contains:
- the LOC124950724 gene encoding tropomyosin-2-like, whose protein sequence is MNAIKKRLQTLKVEKDLAIDKADMCDQQAKEANRREEKLRDGVRELAKKLIQMEHDLQVSKTHLKKSIKSLEQKERIYIVTQSELAILNRKMQQCLENLEKSEERRLVAQVKLTQAMETAEDAKRICKVLENRSKLDEERMDQLTAQLKEARLIAEDADNKSDEISRKLTFVEDELEAAEERVKSSEAKIVEREDELFIVGNILKSLEISEEKANRRVEAFKAQLKELKVKLKSAEKRAIIAEQAVKVLVKELDSREDYLFKEKEKYRYICNDMDSTFAELTGF